A genomic segment from Pseudomonadota bacterium encodes:
- the pnp gene encoding polyribonucleotide nucleotidyltransferase — protein MKDSITIDYSGRPLTISTGGLAKQADGSVLVQYGDTVVLVTVVSDKKESDRDFLPLTVNYQEMFYAAGKFPGGFFKREGRPSDREVLMSRLIDRSIRPLFPKNFRHETQVIATVYSADQENDPSLLGMLGASCALTISQIPFDGPLAGIKVGRKNGSFIVNPTIEDMEESDIDIIIAAKKEAILMVEGATKFVNRNDLIEAIHFGHQSILPLIECQEQLRERQGKEKWLVKVEENLDGLKEELKGKIEKELLEAFAIPAKRTRNERENDIFEKLAADYTHIEGSLLLEAFEGITKDLSRQQLITTGKRIDGRAPDEIRKITCDVGILPRTHGSALFTRGETQALAVTTFGTSEDEQRIEPLQGGESSKSFMLHYNFLPFSTGEAKMLRGPSRREIGHGNLAERALTPILPPKDDFPYTIRIVSEILESNGSSSMATVCGGCLSLMDAGVPIKEPVAGIAMGLVKENDTEIVLSDILGDEDHLGDMDFKIAGSKNGITAIQMDIKIKGITKETMSKAVIQGQQGIEKILNIMTETLSTPRDTLSLYAPRMYTIKIRPEKIRDVIGPGGKIIRGIIEQTGVKIDIEDSGIVRIVSPDVDSANNAIEIIQKLTKEAELGAIYLGKVKKVLDAGVIVEILPGADGFVHISQLSDGYIKKTSDVAKEGDEFMVKVIDIEQNGRIKLSRKAVLMEQKGQET, from the coding sequence ATGAAAGACAGTATTACGATTGATTACTCAGGGAGACCGCTGACAATAAGCACAGGCGGGCTCGCAAAACAGGCAGATGGCAGCGTGCTGGTACAATACGGCGATACCGTGGTCCTCGTCACGGTTGTGTCTGATAAAAAAGAGTCTGACAGAGACTTTCTGCCCCTCACAGTGAACTACCAGGAAATGTTTTACGCAGCGGGAAAATTCCCCGGTGGATTCTTCAAAAGGGAAGGCAGGCCATCGGACAGGGAAGTGCTCATGTCCCGCCTCATAGATAGGTCAATACGGCCGTTATTCCCGAAAAATTTCAGGCATGAAACGCAAGTTATTGCAACAGTGTATTCGGCTGATCAGGAAAACGACCCTTCGTTACTCGGCATGTTGGGAGCCTCATGCGCCCTCACAATATCACAGATACCCTTTGATGGACCCCTTGCAGGTATTAAAGTAGGGCGAAAGAACGGTTCGTTTATTGTAAACCCCACCATTGAAGATATGGAAGAAAGCGATATTGACATAATCATAGCAGCAAAAAAAGAAGCAATACTCATGGTAGAAGGCGCAACAAAGTTCGTAAACAGAAATGACCTCATTGAGGCAATCCATTTTGGTCACCAGAGTATTTTGCCCTTAATTGAATGCCAGGAGCAACTAAGGGAAAGGCAGGGGAAAGAAAAATGGCTCGTAAAGGTTGAGGAAAACCTTGACGGATTGAAGGAAGAACTGAAAGGGAAAATCGAAAAAGAACTTCTTGAAGCCTTTGCCATACCTGCTAAAAGAACGAGAAATGAAAGAGAAAATGATATCTTCGAAAAACTCGCGGCGGATTATACACATATCGAGGGTTCCCTTTTACTTGAGGCCTTTGAAGGCATTACAAAAGACCTTTCAAGACAACAATTAATCACAACAGGGAAAAGGATAGACGGGAGGGCGCCTGACGAGATACGCAAAATTACGTGCGACGTGGGTATACTCCCAAGAACACACGGTTCGGCTCTCTTTACGAGAGGTGAAACACAGGCACTTGCCGTAACAACCTTCGGCACTTCGGAAGATGAACAGAGGATCGAACCTCTACAGGGAGGGGAATCTTCGAAATCATTCATGCTTCACTATAACTTCCTTCCTTTTTCGACTGGTGAAGCAAAAATGCTTCGTGGACCATCAAGAAGAGAAATTGGTCATGGCAATCTTGCCGAAAGAGCTCTTACCCCTATTCTCCCCCCTAAAGATGATTTTCCTTACACAATACGGATAGTCTCTGAGATACTTGAATCAAATGGCTCTTCATCAATGGCTACAGTATGCGGTGGTTGCCTTTCTCTCATGGATGCAGGGGTACCAATCAAGGAGCCGGTGGCAGGCATTGCCATGGGTCTTGTAAAAGAGAATGACACGGAAATCGTTCTTTCCGATATCCTTGGCGACGAAGACCATCTCGGTGATATGGATTTCAAGATTGCCGGTTCAAAAAATGGTATTACCGCAATCCAGATGGATATAAAGATCAAGGGCATAACAAAAGAAACTATGTCAAAGGCAGTCATCCAGGGGCAGCAGGGAATAGAAAAAATCCTCAACATTATGACTGAAACCCTGAGCACGCCGAGAGATACCTTATCCCTTTATGCACCGAGAATGTACACGATAAAAATAAGGCCTGAAAAAATACGCGATGTAATAGGCCCGGGCGGTAAGATTATAAGGGGCATCATTGAACAGACCGGCGTCAAGATAGACATTGAAGACTCGGGCATCGTGAGAATTGTCTCACCCGATGTAGACTCTGCTAATAATGCAATCGAGATTATCCAGAAACTTACAAAAGAGGCTGAACTGGGTGCAATCTATCTCGGGAAGGTGAAAAAGGTACTCGATGCCGGGGTTATTGTAGAAATACTGCCGGGAGCTGACGGCTTTGTCCACATAAGTCAACTTTCAGACGGGTATATCAAGAAGACTTCCGACGTTGCGAAAGAAGGCGATGAGTTTATGGTAAAGGTAATCGACATCGAACAGAACGGAAGGATTAAGCTATCGCGAAAAGCGGTACTCATGGAACAAAAAGGACAGGAAACGTAA
- the truB gene encoding tRNA pseudouridine(55) synthase TruB, with protein sequence MNGFLIVDKKTGMSSYDVIRRLKRISSFKKIGYIGTLDRNATGVLPVAINEGVKLIPFFENVEKAYRARFLLGVTTDTYDIEGKVLTEVNPEKYEYSTIENILNKYTGKITQQVPLYSSKKIHRKPLYKLVRQGIQVEAPEKEVEIFSIELLDYSHPYLDIHVTCSKGTYIRSLANDFGTELGCGATLYSLKRTLHGEFNDKMGVDIENINNKEDLLKCLISLENVLQSFKEIFVEEALERFLKNGMPVPLLNNAREWKNGQFAKMLNKKGKLIGIGMVDTASKTIKIKRLIKN encoded by the coding sequence ATGAACGGTTTTCTCATAGTGGATAAAAAAACAGGTATGTCATCCTACGATGTGATCAGGAGACTGAAACGAATCTCCTCATTTAAAAAGATCGGCTATATAGGGACACTTGACAGGAATGCCACCGGGGTGCTGCCGGTGGCCATCAATGAAGGGGTAAAACTGATACCGTTTTTTGAAAACGTAGAAAAGGCCTACAGGGCACGATTCCTTTTAGGCGTCACTACAGACACATATGATATTGAAGGGAAAGTGCTTACAGAGGTTAATCCGGAAAAATATGAATACTCTACTATAGAAAATATATTGAATAAATATACCGGGAAAATAACACAGCAGGTGCCCCTCTATTCATCAAAAAAGATTCACAGAAAACCCCTCTACAAGCTGGTAAGACAGGGGATTCAGGTAGAGGCGCCTGAAAAGGAAGTTGAGATATTCAGCATAGAGCTGCTTGATTACTCTCACCCCTATTTGGATATCCATGTTACGTGCTCCAAGGGTACCTATATACGATCACTTGCTAATGATTTCGGGACTGAACTGGGGTGTGGCGCTACCCTCTATTCCCTGAAGAGAACCCTTCACGGGGAGTTTAACGACAAGATGGGCGTCGACATAGAAAACATTAATAATAAAGAAGATTTATTAAAGTGTTTAATATCCTTAGAAAATGTTTTACAATCTTTCAAGGAAATTTTTGTGGAAGAGGCGCTGGAAAGATTTCTAAAAAATGGAATGCCGGTACCTCTGCTTAACAATGCGAGGGAATGGAAGAATGGGCAATTTGCAAAAATGTTGAATAAAAAGGGTAAACTGATCGGGATCGGCATGGTTGATACGGCTTCAAAAACAATTAAAATAAAAAGATTGATCAAAAATTAA
- the rbfA gene encoding 30S ribosome-binding factor RbfA: MRYRRLRLQDLLREEISSIIRRDLKDPGFGLITIVDVRVTEDLRTAKILYSIYGDKTEKEKTNEALKRSRGYIKFLLGQRLKLKFMPDIHFVIDDTYEHMERIEEIFKRVSHVPED; this comes from the coding sequence ATGAGATATAGACGGCTCCGACTACAGGACCTTCTCAGGGAGGAAATTTCTTCAATAATCCGGAGGGATTTAAAAGATCCTGGATTCGGGTTGATCACTATTGTGGACGTGAGGGTAACAGAAGATTTACGGACAGCAAAGATATTATATTCGATATATGGCGATAAAACAGAAAAAGAAAAAACGAATGAGGCGCTCAAGAGATCGAGAGGCTATATAAAGTTTCTCCTTGGACAACGGTTAAAATTAAAATTTATGCCGGATATTCATTTTGTCATTGACGACACATATGAACATATGGAAAGGATAGAAGAAATTTTTAAAAGGGTTTCGCATGTTCCAGAAGATTAA
- a CDS encoding bifunctional oligoribonuclease/PAP phosphatase NrnA, with product MFQKIKHIIDNGKKFLITTHMDPDGDALGSALSMHWVLESLGKKSVVYLKDQIPYRYKFLPAPSSITHELPKDRFDAIFVLDCGNLSRVGDGYEKLRELGTIINIDHHDTNETFGEINLITAGTCSTAEVMYRLFHSLHVPLSYKMAINIYTAIFTDTGSFRYENTNSSAFLICEEMLRLGVSPSYVSQMVHENHPKERFRLFGLILTTLETYDEDRIAIACVTQEMFKKTGTSREHSDGFVETLREIKDIEVAVLLREVDGNKYKASMRAKGNVDVARVCSILGGGGHKSAAGCTIDGNIEEVKGKIKEVLAIK from the coding sequence ATGTTCCAGAAGATTAAACACATTATTGACAATGGAAAAAAGTTCTTAATTACAACTCATATGGACCCTGATGGTGATGCGCTTGGCTCTGCATTATCGATGCATTGGGTACTGGAATCACTTGGCAAAAAGTCTGTTGTATACTTAAAAGATCAAATACCGTACCGCTATAAATTTCTCCCTGCGCCCTCCTCGATAACCCACGAGTTACCAAAGGACCGGTTTGACGCCATCTTCGTTCTCGATTGCGGAAACCTCTCCAGGGTTGGAGATGGATATGAAAAGTTGAGAGAACTGGGAACAATCATTAATATTGACCACCATGATACAAATGAAACCTTTGGTGAGATAAATTTAATCACCGCGGGGACATGTTCAACGGCTGAAGTCATGTACAGGCTTTTTCATTCATTACATGTTCCATTAAGTTACAAAATGGCAATAAATATATATACTGCAATCTTTACCGATACAGGCTCTTTCAGATATGAAAACACAAATTCAAGCGCATTTCTCATTTGCGAAGAGATGTTGCGACTCGGTGTAAGTCCTTCTTATGTATCGCAGATGGTACATGAAAATCATCCAAAAGAGAGGTTCCGCTTATTCGGCCTGATCCTCACAACACTGGAGACATACGACGAGGACAGGATTGCAATAGCATGTGTCACACAGGAGATGTTCAAAAAGACGGGGACATCAAGGGAACATTCGGACGGATTTGTTGAAACCCTGAGGGAAATTAAAGATATCGAAGTAGCAGTGCTCTTAAGAGAAGTTGACGGGAATAAATATAAAGCGAGCATGAGGGCAAAAGGAAATGTGGATGTCGCCCGTGTCTGCAGTATTTTAGGTGGCGGTGGCCACAAAAGCGCTGCAGGCTGCACAATTGACGGGAACATCGAAGAAGTGAAGGGAAAAATCAAAGAGGTGCTTGCAATAAAATGA
- the dut gene encoding dUTP diphosphatase, whose amino-acid sequence MERLKVLISKKEGAQLPAYETIASAGMDLVAFLDEPVVLSPRDRALIPTGIYIGIPDGFEAEIRPRSGLAFRHGVTILNTPGTIDSDYRGEVKVILINLGNEQFIVKNGDRIAQMVFKNIVRGIWEAVETLPETERGKGGFGSTGVNNTESKKARKQEVNRMR is encoded by the coding sequence ATGGAAAGACTGAAGGTTTTAATTTCAAAAAAGGAAGGGGCACAGCTTCCTGCATATGAGACCATTGCATCGGCCGGCATGGACCTTGTCGCTTTTCTGGATGAACCCGTTGTATTGAGCCCCCGCGATAGGGCGCTGATTCCTACAGGTATTTATATTGGCATACCCGATGGATTTGAGGCGGAAATAAGACCAAGGAGCGGTCTTGCATTCAGACATGGCGTGACAATCCTCAATACGCCCGGGACAATCGACAGTGATTACAGGGGCGAAGTAAAGGTAATCCTCATCAACCTCGGAAACGAACAGTTTATCGTAAAAAACGGTGATAGAATTGCCCAGATGGTATTCAAGAATATCGTAAGGGGCATATGGGAGGCCGTGGAAACCCTGCCCGAGACAGAGAGAGGAAAAGGGGGATTCGGGTCAACAGGGGTGAATAATACAGAAAGCAAGAAAGCAAGAAAGCAAGAAGTCAACCGGATGCGATGA
- a CDS encoding pitrilysin family protein, which translates to MYNKTVLDNGITVVTESISYFSTVSLGLWWKTGGRYESPSNNGISHFIEHMLFKGTRKRTAFDIAKEIDAVGGAINAFTGKEYTCLYARVLRKDTDLALDVLSDMYKYSLFNEEDIEKEKDVIAQEIKMVEDNPEEYIYDMFNASYYKDHSLGMTILGKEENIEQFTKDRLLGHFYSYYSPDCMIITATGRINHDAFVNKIIGLFHDLKTPGAQKQLLDKPVPHKSLDVFERDLEHTYLCLGTDGVSQMDRKRYCLYALNAIIGGSMSSHLFQEIRENRGLVYNIYSYVNCYHDTGTFGISTSTSEKFIEEVLGLVKAEIVRLRDHGISDAEIAFSKEHIKGNLFISLESSEARMGRLAKNEIYFGGYIALKETLHEIDNIKKSDVDKISNEIFKNPGDIPLTILGKTDKEHVSKIWKD; encoded by the coding sequence ATGTACAATAAAACTGTTCTTGATAACGGAATTACTGTTGTAACCGAATCTATCTCGTACTTTTCAACCGTATCACTGGGCTTGTGGTGGAAAACAGGCGGCAGGTACGAGAGTCCCTCGAATAACGGCATATCACATTTCATAGAGCATATGCTCTTCAAGGGAACCCGGAAGAGAACCGCATTTGATATTGCGAAGGAGATCGATGCCGTTGGCGGCGCCATAAATGCCTTCACCGGAAAAGAATACACCTGTTTATATGCAAGGGTACTGAGAAAGGATACGGACCTTGCCCTTGATGTTCTCTCTGACATGTATAAATACTCGCTCTTCAATGAAGAAGACATAGAGAAGGAAAAAGATGTGATTGCCCAGGAAATCAAGATGGTAGAGGATAATCCGGAGGAATATATTTACGATATGTTCAATGCATCGTATTATAAAGATCACTCGCTGGGCATGACGATTCTCGGGAAAGAAGAAAACATTGAACAATTTACAAAAGACAGGCTTTTGGGACATTTTTATTCCTATTATTCTCCGGACTGCATGATTATCACTGCAACAGGCAGGATTAATCATGATGCTTTCGTTAATAAAATTATTGGCTTATTCCACGATTTAAAAACTCCTGGCGCACAGAAACAATTGTTAGATAAACCTGTTCCCCATAAGAGCCTGGATGTCTTCGAAAGAGACCTTGAACATACCTATCTTTGCCTTGGCACGGACGGTGTAAGCCAGATGGATAGAAAGAGGTATTGCCTCTACGCACTCAATGCCATTATCGGCGGAAGCATGAGTTCACACCTCTTTCAGGAAATAAGGGAAAACAGGGGCCTTGTATATAACATATATTCCTATGTGAATTGCTACCATGACACAGGCACCTTCGGAATCTCCACTTCCACCTCTGAGAAATTTATCGAAGAAGTCCTTGGTCTTGTCAAAGCAGAGATCGTAAGGTTACGGGATCATGGTATAAGTGATGCCGAGATCGCCTTCTCAAAGGAGCATATTAAGGGAAATCTGTTTATATCCCTGGAAAGCTCAGAGGCCAGGATGGGCAGGCTTGCAAAGAATGAGATTTACTTTGGAGGTTACATAGCCCTGAAAGAAACATTACACGAAATAGATAATATAAAGAAATCCGATGTTGATAAAATAAGTAATGAAATTTTTAAAAACCCCGGCGATATCCCGCTTACGATTCTCGGCAAAACAGATAAAGAACACGTCTCAAAAATATGGAAAGACTGA
- the rpsO gene encoding 30S ribosomal protein S15 has translation MSLRSTEKKTIVEGFRVHEKDTGSPEVQIALLTERIKSLTEHFKKFSNDHNSRRGLLIIVGTRRRLLNYLKAKNVDRYKKVIERLGLRK, from the coding sequence ATGTCTTTACGCAGTACTGAGAAAAAAACGATTGTTGAAGGATTCAGGGTTCACGAAAAGGATACCGGCTCTCCTGAGGTTCAGATCGCACTTCTTACTGAAAGGATAAAATCGCTTACTGAACATTTCAAAAAGTTCTCTAATGATCACAATTCGAGAAGAGGGCTGCTTATTATTGTTGGCACCAGGAGAAGGCTGCTCAATTACTTAAAGGCAAAAAATGTTGACAGGTATAAAAAGGTTATTGAAAGGCTTGGCTTAAGAAAATAA
- the xerD gene encoding site-specific tyrosine recombinase XerD, translated as MNLYACLDNFISYLTAERGASPHTIEAYNRDILHFIKFLEDSSLDVFQRENAERYMGHLKEAGKKTRSIVRAFSAIRSFFNFLVADGKITHNPLQDIEIPKYQSPIPDVLSEQEMVDLIQQPEGSKTSLRDKTILELLYATGLRVSELNQLKKSDVNLEGGFLIASGKRSKERVVPIGEYSKLAIMAYLEKEKPKGLFLFPNRRGGKLTRQAIWKLIKKYSFMIEKFHVSPHTIRHTFATHILEGGADLRSVQILLGHEDISTTQIYTHVDKKRLKEVHKKFHPRG; from the coding sequence ATGAACCTTTATGCCTGCCTTGATAATTTCATAAGCTATCTAACCGCTGAGCGCGGCGCCTCACCACATACCATAGAAGCATACAACAGGGATATTCTCCACTTTATAAAATTTCTTGAAGATAGCTCTCTTGATGTGTTCCAGCGAGAAAATGCTGAAAGATATATGGGTCATTTAAAAGAAGCCGGCAAGAAAACACGGAGCATCGTCAGGGCATTCTCGGCAATCAGGAGTTTCTTCAACTTCCTCGTTGCCGATGGCAAAATCACCCACAATCCCCTCCAGGATATTGAAATTCCGAAATATCAATCGCCCATACCTGATGTTTTGAGTGAACAGGAAATGGTCGATCTTATCCAGCAGCCTGAAGGTTCAAAAACCTCCCTGAGAGATAAAACGATACTTGAACTGCTCTATGCTACAGGATTAAGGGTCTCTGAACTCAACCAACTTAAAAAGAGCGATGTAAACTTGGAAGGCGGCTTCCTCATTGCATCAGGCAAGAGGTCAAAGGAAAGGGTTGTACCCATCGGCGAATATTCGAAACTGGCAATTATGGCATATCTGGAGAAAGAAAAACCGAAAGGTCTTTTTTTATTCCCCAACAGAAGAGGCGGTAAGCTCACGAGGCAGGCTATATGGAAGCTCATAAAAAAATACAGCTTCATGATAGAGAAGTTCCATGTTTCTCCTCACACCATAAGGCATACTTTTGCAACACACATCCTTGAGGGGGGGGCAGATCTCAGGTCAGTTCAGATCCTGCTCGGACATGAAGATATCTCAACAACGCAGATATATACCCATGTGGACAAGAAACGGCTTAAAGAGGTTCATAAAAAATTTCATCCAAGAGGGTAA
- a CDS encoding DUF503 domain-containing protein codes for MVVGVSSIEIFLPESHSLKDKRQAIKKIVEKTRAKFYISIADISQNNLWQRALIGFSIVGVKQDHVNSAIENVCEYIESLYIGTIINTRTEIIIMGNEI; via the coding sequence ATGGTAGTTGGTGTTTCAAGCATAGAAATCTTTTTACCTGAGAGCCACTCCTTAAAAGATAAAAGGCAGGCCATTAAGAAGATAGTAGAAAAGACAAGGGCAAAATTTTATATATCTATTGCGGACATATCTCAAAACAACCTCTGGCAAAGGGCGCTTATCGGATTTTCGATTGTCGGAGTAAAACAGGATCATGTAAACTCTGCAATTGAAAATGTTTGTGAATATATTGAGTCTTTGTATATCGGTACGATCATCAATACAAGGACAGAAATCATTATAATGGGCAATGAGATATAG